CCGTGGCCCTCGCTGGAACGGGACTGTTCGATCTGGCGTTGTACGTCCATTACTTCAACATGGTCTGGGGCGACATCGGCGGACCGGCGATCCAGGCTTTCACCGAGCAGCGCATGGGCGTAGCCGTTGGCGCACCGTACCGGCAAGGCCTGCTCACCTCGCTCGACGAGGACTTGCCGCGGCGCTTGCGTGCCGAACGGCGCGGATCAGTTCCACCGGGGCTCGTCCGCAGGATCGCGGAAGCACAACGGATCGCGCGGGAGTCAGGGCTGTCGATGCCGGAGATGGGCCTGCGCTGGCTGCTCGGCGATCCGCGGGTGCACACCGTCGTCGTAGGCCCGCGGTCCGTGCGGGAACTCGAGGAGAACGTGGGGTGGGTCACGCAGGGCCCGTTGCCTCCCGACGTGACAACCGCGCTGAGGGCGCTGACTGACATCGAACCGGGGAGCTGGGAACGTGAGTGATTTCCTTCGCGTCGGAATCATCGGTCATGGCGGCCACGGCGACTACGGGCACCAGATCGACGCGGGTTTCGCCGCAGAGCCGCGGGTTCTTGTCGCCGCGGTGAGCGATCCGGACCCTCGCACCCGGGCGGCCGCTGCCGCTCGCACAGCGGCCCAGATGCAATACAAGTCATATTCGGAGATGCTGGATCGCGAAGACCTAGACATCGTTCTTGTCTGTCCAAGGTGGATCGTCCGGCACGAGGAGATGGTCGTCGCGGCGTTGGAGGCCGGAGCGCACGTATATTGCGAAAAGCCGCTGGGGCAAGACCTCATGCAGGTCGACCGGATGCTGGCGGCCGCCGAGAAAGCCGGACGGCTGCTGGCTACCGCGCTGCCCGCCGTGCACGAGCCACGGTTCCGGCGTTTTACGGACTTGCTGGCGGGCGGAGAGCTCGGCGAGCCCTTGCATTTGCGCGGTCTGTGCAAGTGGGACCATCGGGCAGGCGGGCAGGATCTCTTCGTACTCGGCGGGCATCTCGCTGACGCCATGAGGCGGATCGGCGGGGAGCCGCTGACGTGCAGCGGCTACGTCGGCACCGGAACGAAGCCGTTCGTTTTGCGGGAGGCGCGTCAGGGAACGGAAGAGGTCGGCCCTGTCGGCGGCGACCGGATCCATGCCACCTACACCTTCGAGCGCGGTCTGGTGGGCACGGTCGAATCGTGGCCGTGCGCCATCGAGGACCGTGCTGAGCAGCCATACCGGCTGGAGGTGCATTGCACCAGAGGCATCGCAGTCTGGCGAGCGCCCTATGCGGACGGTTCGGTTTGGTACACCCGTAAGCCCGTCATCTATGCGCGACACGATGACTGGCACCAGCTGGACACCGAGCCGCCAAGGGCCTACGCGGGCTATCACACCTACGCCGCGACCGATTTCGTGGACGCCATCCTGCAGGGACGAGATCCTGCTTGCTCCGGGCGAGACGGTGCGGCTGCGGCGCAGATGCTGCATGCGATCTATTGGTCGCATTTGGAGGGGCGGACTGTGCGGCTGCCGCTGACCGAGCGCCGGCATCCGCTGCGGGGCGCAGACGAGGATCAGGGCGGATGAGCCCGCGGCTGGGAGTGTCCTCCGCCTGCGCGAAAAATCTCAGCAGCGCGGACCTGGCGTCGCTGGTGATCGGCCTTGGGGGGCAAGCAGTCGACTTGCGGGCCGGCCGCAGCCACCGCTGGGAGTTGACTGGGCTGGACGACTTCCACGCCAGGGGGGTCGACGTGGGGCACGTCGGACTCAGCGTGGTGCTCGGGGATCCGGGTCATGAGCCCGAGGAGATCGCGGAGCAGGCAGACCGTCATGGTGCGGTTCCCGTCCGGGTGTTCGCCGCGGAGCAGCCCGGCCTGGCCGACAACCAGCTGATGAAGGCTCAGCTGGAAGCTCTGGCGGGCAGGACCAGACCACCGGGCGATGTTCTCGTCGACACCCACCAGGGATATGCATCGTTGCGGGAGATTGAACGACTCCACGACCGATTCGGCGTGAGAACGGTCGTCGATCTCGAAGGGCTGGCCTTCCTGGAACCCCGCATCGAAAAGGCCGGGGCGCGGCTGGCTTCGTTCACCCACACCGTGCACGTCAAGGGTTTCGCCCTTCGCCGGGGGAGCTTGAAGACCGAGCATCGGCCCTTCGGACGCGCCGATCGGGCCGTCCTGTCAAGAACGCGAGAGGCGTTCGCCGAGGTTCCCTACGTCTGCTTGCAGTCGGAAGCGGAGGCCGTGGCACAAGACTTCGCCGCTATGGCGGAGGTCTGGACATAGTCCGGACTGACAGCCCCTGCGCTGGGGTCGACTACTGCTGGAAGGAGGTGAGCACAATGGAGCACATCTTCACCGAGGACAACGAGACCATCATCGTGGTGGCGCAGCAGCAGAACTGAGTTAGCGCTGGCCAGGCGGGTGGGGCGCCGACGCCCCACCCGCCACTGAGCAGTACGCGGAACCTTCCCGACGGTGGATACGGAGTGAGGAATGGATACCAGTGACCCGCCCCGGATCGCCTGGACGTCCGGCACCTGGCGGAGCAGACATCCGGAACAGACCTGGTCGGCGCTGGAGCCGGTGGCCGAGGCCGCTGGTGTCACCAGGGTCGCGGATGTCACGGGGCTCGACGACATCGGCGTGCCGGTGCACATGGCAGTGCGGCCTCATGCCCGCGCCCTGTCGGTGTCCCAAGGCAAAGGAACGACCGGCATTTTGTCCAAGATCTCGGCCGTGATGGAAGCGATCGAGCTTTACTACGCGGAAAACCTGGCAGACGCCGATATCGCCGGCACGCCTGCCACCGAGCTCGGCAGCTTGCTCAGCTATCCCGTGGAAGCGCTCGACCTGCACCCAGGTGGGCTGTGGCATCGGCGATACCCGCTCGACTGGCTCGTCTGCAGCTCAATGATCACCGGACGATCCGCGGCCCTGCCGCGAGAACTGGTGGATCTGGACCGCACGGTGGTCAGCGACAGCTGGTGCCCTCCGCTGTTTTTGTCCACTAGTAACGGCTTGGCCAGTGGTAACTCCGACGAAGAGGCGATGCTGCACGCGCTGTGCGAGGTGGCCGAGCGGGACAGCATCGCGGCGGCGGGCGACGTGCTCGGCCGGCACTTGTTCGACCCGGCGGAGGTGGCGGATCCCGCCGTCGACGCACTATGCGAGCGGATCGCCGCCGCGAGCGCACGGCTGCGGGTGTTCGACCTGACCGGCCCGATGGGGCTGCCGTGCGTTGGCGCGTCAGTCGGCGGAGGCAGCCTGCCGCTGGTGTTCGGCGGCTTTGGCTGTCACCCTTCCACCGCCGTGGCGACGTGCCGGGCGATCACCGAAGCGGTGCAGCAACGCCTGACGGTCATCGCAGGCACTCGAGACGACCTTCCCGACGAAGTGTACGATCTGCTGCACCTAGGTTTCGTGCGCGAGACCACGCCTGCGCGCGACGAGATCGAATACGTGAGCCCTCCTGCGGACCTGCCGGTTGCCGGGCTCGGGCAAGCGATGACCTGCGTCGCGGAGAAGATTCACAAGTTCACCGGCTATGAGCCGTTGTGTCTTCGGCTGACCGAATCCGGGGCTCCGGTTTCCGTGGTCAAGGTCGTCGCACCAGGACTGAGACTGGCCGGGCACGGCAACTACACAGCAGCCGGAGGGTGACCGGGTGTCCACAGTGCACGTCTTTATCGGACCTACCGTCTCAGCGGACCAAGTGCGGAACATCGTGCCGCACGCCCGCATTCACGGCCCCATCGCGCACGGCGACCTGCTTCGGCTGGAGTTGGGCCCGGAGACGACCGTGCTGATCATCGATGGTGTCTACTACCAGCGACCGGCTGTCCGGCACAAGGAGATCCTGTATGCGCTCGAGCGTGGTACCGCGGTCGTCGGCGCGAGCAGCATGGGGGCGCTTCGTGCCTGTGAGTTGCGGTATGCGGGGATGGTCGGCATCGGCGAGGTCTACAACC
The sequence above is a segment of the Amycolatopsis sp. 2-15 genome. Coding sequences within it:
- a CDS encoding Gfo/Idh/MocA family protein, with the translated sequence MSDFLRVGIIGHGGHGDYGHQIDAGFAAEPRVLVAAVSDPDPRTRAAAAARTAAQMQYKSYSEMLDREDLDIVLVCPRWIVRHEEMVVAALEAGAHVYCEKPLGQDLMQVDRMLAAAEKAGRLLATALPAVHEPRFRRFTDLLAGGELGEPLHLRGLCKWDHRAGGQDLFVLGGHLADAMRRIGGEPLTCSGYVGTGTKPFVLREARQGTEEVGPVGGDRIHATYTFERGLVGTVESWPCAIEDRAEQPYRLEVHCTRGIAVWRAPYADGSVWYTRKPVIYARHDDWHQLDTEPPRAYAGYHTYAATDFVDAILQGRDPACSGRDGAAAAQMLHAIYWSHLEGRTVRLPLTERRHPLRGADEDQGG
- a CDS encoding YcaO-like family protein — its product is MDTSDPPRIAWTSGTWRSRHPEQTWSALEPVAEAAGVTRVADVTGLDDIGVPVHMAVRPHARALSVSQGKGTTGILSKISAVMEAIELYYAENLADADIAGTPATELGSLLSYPVEALDLHPGGLWHRRYPLDWLVCSSMITGRSAALPRELVDLDRTVVSDSWCPPLFLSTSNGLASGNSDEEAMLHALCEVAERDSIAAAGDVLGRHLFDPAEVADPAVDALCERIAAASARLRVFDLTGPMGLPCVGASVGGGSLPLVFGGFGCHPSTAVATCRAITEAVQQRLTVIAGTRDDLPDEVYDLLHLGFVRETTPARDEIEYVSPPADLPVAGLGQAMTCVAEKIHKFTGYEPLCLRLTESGAPVSVVKVVAPGLRLAGHGNYTAAGG